A stretch of DNA from Channa argus isolate prfri chromosome 7, Channa argus male v1.0, whole genome shotgun sequence:
TGACAATCCTCAGACTGCTCTCTACTCTCCATTAGGTCTGAGTCAGAAGCCCACAGTGATGATTCCTCCACTGACAGAGGGACATCAGGCCACATTGACCTGCACTGCTCCTGGTCTCTGCTCTGGATCTGTTCCTGAAATTACCTGGACATGGAGAAGAGCAGGAGTTAATGATTCTCACATCACAGGAAACATCACTGATTTCAAAACTGAGAATCTGACTGCtgtcacacagagacacagctcaaccttgacctttgacccttcaGCTGAACACCATGGCACAGAGGTCACCTGTAAGGTCAGGTTCACAGGAAACATGATGACAGAGAAGACAGTGACTCTGAATGTGTCCTGTAAGTAAAACTAATCTGAAACTTTTCCATCTACATACATGTTAATAGATACACTGTCATATAGTTAATCTGAACTGTGTCAATTTTACACAGTCAATGATCCTACAGGAAAGTGGGGAGTTTAGGGTTGTtatgaaattgtatttaatacATATTACATGTTGTCTTATAGATGTGAAGGAAGTTAAAATCACTGGGAAAACAAGTGTAAAGGAGGGTGAGACTCTGAATCTGACTTGCAGTGTTGAAAGTTTCCCTCCTTCATTTGTCATGTGGACAAAACTTTCTGAGCAAAACatgcagaacagaacagaagctAATCggaagaaagacactgaacctcagaAACAAACTGGAATGGCCGCTCTTTCCATCTCTAATGTGACAGCAGACCATTCTGGACAGTACATCTGCACAGCAAAACATCTGAACAACACCCTGAAGAAACAAGTCACTGATGTAACAGTGACATGTAAGTAGagtttaaactgtgtttgtgatgGTTAATAGttactactgtatgttttcttatGTTAGTGACACTGACATGAGTGCAGGTGCCAACTTTACTGTTAGGAATTTACATGCAgtcataaatactgtaaactgtgaGTACAGCAAACTGTGCATTGatcataaaatagaaaacacaccacaaagTTTAGTGTAGAAATTCTGAAACTAATCGaagtgttaaaaaatgttttactcttgAATATAAAATTTACTGGCATATTTTCTTAGatgttaaaaaactgaaattaaatagaactagaatgggcatttcctacagaaaatgcgtgtgattgctgaaagccagccgctgcagccatcgccgaatctgcagctctgaacgttgTAGAAATGACATGTCCAGCCGAGCAATagaggcaacactgtagcatgtgaagcatttcatcatggggcagttGTACACCAAGTTTCATCACgttagcatgtgtagtttttgagatattgaaCTATTTAGAAGTGACAGCACATAAattttcaattgctattcaccaactctccagcagatggcagcctgtccaaaggaatcaactgttgccatcttgccctctcaacactaatgaagtccTGATCATAAAATACGCACCCACAATAGCGCCCCCAGTGGAGAAACGTTTAACACGCGTGTTcagggcagtgtcctgcacgTATGTGTagagtttcattcaagtcagtcattgcattagcttaaaaaaaaagatcgaaaaAGCCGCAGTGGTCACTAGGTCGCGCACGTGATAGTACCAAGGGCACTGTACAATATACAGTAGAAGTgaaatcaggaaaaaaaaattaaaggagTTAAAAACCGAGTTATAttactgaccacacggtggcacTAGAGAGCCcatactgtaacatgtgaagcacatGGGGCAGCAGTACACAGAGCTTCATCATGCTACCAtatgtagtttttgagatattgcagtttaaacatcactcccatagactttccattcaaaaaaaatatattaatattcataataattacagtacattagctgacagcacaccgggtagtgagcacacctctcccaaccatgcttaacatattacagttggaaccatgtttgcagcttttagcattcaggacttacagcgTGCCGAAAATCAACGGAAGAAtccgtaataataataataataataataataataataataataataataataataaaattaaatactggaaacaacaatagtgtgattgttttcagcaatcacactaattaaatactggaaagaACAATACAAAGTGAAAATTGTTGAAGTTCTAACCTGCATCTGTTATTACATGGACTACATCTGGGTTCtttatcataaaaaataaacacaaatcacaACAGCATGTTGGGCCAGCATCTATAATATGACATTAGACAGTTATGGACAGTTCATCTGTACAGAAAACTATTTGAACACCAACCAAAATAGTTAATGTAACAACATGTGAGTACATTTTGCTCTTTGAAAGGAAATATAGTTACAGTAGGttcttcattattttatctttaggtcatcaagacattttaaaagtttccaATTGTTTTCAAGCTCAATCTGGGCCTTAATTATTTTCTCAGATAAACTCTAATAGTTTTTCTGGATTTTTCTCTTAAAGAGTTGCAGAAACCTTTAATTACtggaataaaaactgttaagGAGGGTGATGCTTTAAATCTGACATGTTCTGTTAAAAGTTTCCCTCCATCTGTTATCACATGGACTAAACATGGTTTGAACAAAACGCCACAAaagcattttactgtatgttaactGTGATGCtgatactgtgtttgtgtttgcagttggtCCAAAGATCTTAAATGACTCTAGATGTGTGAATCAGTTGGACGTCCTGACCTGTGTCTGTATCAGTGAGGGGCTTCCTTTACCCACCATCAAATGGCCTCTGTTGGAGAACCACACTGAGTACTCTGTCACTACCACTGTGTCAAACCACACagtcaacagcagcatcagacTTTCTCTGATGGCTCAGAGCAAAACCACTTTTGAATGTGTCAGCAGCAATGACAAtggacaaaccaaacacaaccTCTCAGTGAAAAATGTCTCACAACAAGACGTTAAAGATCACTGTAAGTGCTGCTACCTACTGTAACTGCTTGTTCTCTTATATTATCACcaagaacaacaagaaaacagctgtaaccataattattttttcccACTTGACTTCAGATTCCCTCACAGATTTATCCACAAACATTTATTGGCTACAGGTCATTCCTGCATTTCTCATTGGGATTCTTCTTTCTGCAACCATCACCTGTTCAGCAAGGAAATGCATCAGGTATAGTTTTACTATTCtgggttttaaattcttttttggtcaagaatttgtgtttttttgtcctgtcaTTTAACTGACTTTGTAAAGTAGCATCACACAAGTGTTTTAGCACATTTATCCAATTTACAGTTCAATTTACATAATTAGTActtaaatactaaatatttcTTGAGGTATATCATAACATTCCTCAGTGTGTTCTTACTGCAGCACCTAGTACACATATTCAGATTGTAGAGACAAGAAATTTGAGcctcatgtctgtttttgttttgtgtagatTGTTGTGTGCTGAACAAAATACATATAGTTTCCACACGTGATCGAGCAAATGATTCATTATTTGTCGATTTATATCCTACCTCTCACCCACATATTGCTGGTATTGCTGGTCATAAATAGTCATGCAATGCATTGACTTTCTAATTCATAAATCTGTGTTATATGAATAGGGGAAATTATggaaactgcacacagaaagttTTGTGGCTGTCAAGTTATGCTGCTGAGCCACTGTCACACCTACGtgacctttttgtcttttatcaaCCTGTTATGAAACGCAGTGactttaactacaaaatacatgtttaatacttttaatattatttgttaaTGTTTGTCACATTACATTGTTCTCTAGAAAAAAACAGAGTTCTGTAAATCTGACTGAGAATGTGGAGATGGTGACTACTCAGGCAGTTCCACTGGTAATTATtgacttttatttctattatatctctttctattattatttgcagttaataagttatttttttcttccacttctATCATTGTCCTTTGATTTCAACACTGGGAGTTAAACCAAACAGGTTCTAGTCAAATGTAATTTATCATAAAAGATCAGGTCTGCATTTTGGTCCAAGAATTCTTATAGTCACAGTGACAGTGCTTCAAATTACTTTTGTGACTTTGTTTTGTGGAAGCTGAAATTTCATAAGTTAGATACTAAAGATATCATTTCTACATTGATTCTTACAGGTTGATGCTGATCAAGCAATAGTAGATGATATAACTCGTGACCAACAGGCAGCTGAAGGAGCTGAGGCTGCTTGGCCCTTAGCACCTGGTGAAGATAACGTGAATCCAAAAGAAGTGGAGTACACTGACATCGACGTCTCCAAGTTGAAAAGAAAGAGTCCCACAGAGGACAAGGGGACACAAAAAACCAGGGACTCGGAATACGCtgaaattaagaaagaaaaaactatggACAGA
This window harbors:
- the LOC137130589 gene encoding sialic acid-binding Ig-like lectin 5 encodes the protein MKVFIWATLLFSVRSSNADTGASLGRPSCHNNSCISLIEGVIKAEAGLCVVIPCSFSTDPGNRLHTIVWFRCEASKRNCNESDKIFHSKKKKKNVQSEFRERVSLLEPEMSQNNCSIIINDLKESDSGSYWVRVKSSMPGRQSGSQQVTVSVKGLSQKPTVMIPPLTEGHQATLTCTAPGLCSGSVPEITWTWRRAGVNDSHITGNITDFKTENLTAVTQRHSSTLTFDPSAEHHGTEVTCKVRFTGNMMTEKTVTLNVSYVKEVKITGKTSVKEGETLNLTCSVESFPPSFVMWTKLSEQNMQNRTEANRKKDTEPQKQTGMAALSISNVTADHSGQYICTAKHLNNTLKKQVTDVTVTFGPKILNDSRCVNQLDVLTCVCISEGLPLPTIKWPLLENHTEYSVTTTVSNHTVNSSIRLSLMAQSKTTFECVSSNDNGQTKHNLSVKNVSQQDVKDHYSLTDLSTNIYWLQVIPAFLIGILLSATITCSARKCIRKKQSSVNLTENVEMVTTQAVPLVDADQAIVDDITRDQQAAEGAEAAWPLAPGEDNVNPKEVEYTDIDVSKLKRKSPTEDKGTQKTRDSEYAEIKKEKTMDRQNNVREESEMLVVYEEAAVVIGDKESEQVIQAEVEGGEDMALYSNVNEIMGRIYLNGVSEE